The following proteins come from a genomic window of Topomyia yanbarensis strain Yona2022 unplaced genomic scaffold, ASM3024719v1 HiC_scaffold_41, whole genome shotgun sequence:
- the LOC131695537 gene encoding zinc finger protein 271-like isoform X1: protein MENLSAHHGTEDQKNMAEDLSINKNKICSSRYANNYICRLCLKNEAHMEPLFYANLFPNILLTKKIYDCTSIQIIFERNLPMFVCKLCANKLDEYIRFRERCVANDEFLRNALAFFDAGQNIIKTEQELAPSSAQLQQHAGPIDFRQIKSAVDSESFEQADEDEQLETEQFSCNECDFITGDESTIRTHQKQHEDRPYACTMCSKSFKIRQHLLIHSHTHVDLQQRIEQSVDMKPTYSCSKCTKVFINRGNLINHSAECHGNVKNFSCEICFKSFKYNVQLRIHMRTHSGERPHTCEICHRGFSQLSNLRSHRKVVHSKVKPYKCQLCLKSFTMLDNLSVHSLKCVKDKYRCTLCSKSFAKEGNLISHLQCHSEGVVEKNFKCEMCPKSFKNKEDWKRHVRVHTGEKPYICDICNKGFAQKANLLSHRKTHLKPEIVFKCERCDKVCRTQKLLEMHIQKCGTLELKTATPPVSELPTPTQSPMVSVPPPTSVTPTLEALSDLLRYEIAMRAPTELQEMLLATMEKKKAAKQNTTTGNRNYRCEVCFKVYSQYPSLVKHRKLHLKGARLRTKSTEADDRPYYCDICGKNFKFNRNLKVHMKLHTKSNGCFKCDKCSSTFELADQLKNHLLEHPIDMEKIFNCEFCSNTFKSNEDLKRHRRSHTGERPFKCDTCPKAFTQLSNLRAHTKIHEKKRTAYGCNICLLELDSLESLNMHLKTHQYQLFELCREMK from the exons ATGGAAAATTTGTCTGCCCATCACGGCACAGAGGACCAGAAAAACATGGCAGAAGATTTATCGATCAATAAAAATAAGAT CTGTTCTTCGCGCTATGCCAACAACTACATCTGCCGTTTGTGCTTGAAAAATGAGGCCCATATGGAACCGCTGTTTTACGCGAATCTATTTCCGAACATTTTGCTCACCAAAAAGATATACGATTGCACGTCGATACAG ATCATTTTCGAACGTAACCTGCCGATGTTTGTTTGCAAACTTTGCGCCAACAAGTTGGACGAGTATATCCGTTTTCGTGAACGCTGTGTGGCAAACGATGAATTTTTAAGGAATGCTCTAGCATTTTTCGATGCCGGGCAAAACATCATTAAAACGGAACAGGAGCTGGCTCCTTCCTCAGCCCAATTACAACAACATGCGGGCCCAATCGATTTTCGCCAAATTAAAAGTGCTGTTGATTCAGAATCATTTGAACAGGCAGACGAGGACGAACAATTGGAAACGGAGCAATTCTCCTGCAATGAATGTGATTTCATAACAGGTGATGAATCCACTATACGTACTCATCAGAAACAGCACGAAGATAGACCTTACGCATGCACGATGTGCTCGAAGTCGTTCAAGATTCGACAACATTTGCTGATTCACAGCCATACGCACGTAGATCTACAGCAGCGAATAGAACAATCGGTCGACATGAAGCCCACCTACAGTTGTTCGAAATGCACCAAGGTTTTTATCAACAGAGGAAACCTGATAAATCACTCGGCCGAGTGTCACGGTAACGTAAAGAATTTCAGTTGCGAAATCTGCTTCAAATCATTCAAGTACAACGTCCAACTGCGGATTCACATGAGAACGCACTCCGGAGAACGGCCACATACATGTGAAATTTGTCACCGTGGATTTTCTCAGCTTTCGAATCTGAGGTCTCACCGAAAGGTT GTACACTCGAAAGTTAAACCGTACAAATGTCAGCTGTGCCTCAAGAGTTTCACCATGCTCGATAACTTATCGGTGCACAGCTTGAAGTGCGTTAAGGATAAGTACCGCTGTACGCTGTGCTCGAAATCATTCGCAAAAGAAGGCAATTTGATCTCACACTTGCAGTGCCACAGTGAAGGAGTGGTGGAGAAAAACTTCAAGTGCGAAATGTGTCCCAAGAGTTTCAAGAACAAGGAGGATTGGAAGCGGCATGTTCGGGTGCATACAG GCGAAAAACCTTACATCTGCGACATCTGTAACAAAGGCTTCGCGCAAAAGGCCAATCTCCTGTCGCACCGGAAAACCCATCTCAAACCGGAGATTGTGTTTAAGTGTGAGCGCTGTGACAAAGTTTGTCGAACTCAGAAGTTGCTGGAAATGCACATACAGAAATGCGGTACACTTGAATTAAAAACTGCAACACCGCCGGTTTCGGAGCTGCCAACTCCAACCCAATCACCGATGGTATCCGTACCGCCGCCAACATCTGTGACACCAACATTAGAAGCTTTGTCCGACCTTTTGCGGTATGAAATCGCTATGCGTGCTCCGACTGAACTGCAAGAGATGCTGCTGGCTACGATGGAGAAAAAGAAAGCAGCTAAACAGAATACGACGACCGGTAACCGAAACTACCGGTGTGAAGTGTGTTTTAAGGTATACTCGCAGTATCCGAGTTTGGTAAAACACCGGAAGTTACACCTGAAAGGTGCTCGCTTACGGACGAAATCAACAGAAGCGGACGATCGACCGTATTATTGTGATATCTGTGGGAAGAATTTTAAGTTTAACAGAAATCTAAAGGTTCACATGAAGCTACACACCAAATCAAATGGCTGTTTCAAGTGCGACAAATGCAGCAGCACATTCGAACTGGCCGACCAACTGAAGAATCACCTGTTGGAGCATCCCATCGACATGGAGAAGATCTTCAATTGTGAATTCTGTTCGAACACATTCAAATCGAACGAAGATTTGAAGCGACATCGGAGATCCCATACGG GTGAACGTCCTTTTAAATGCGATACCTGCCCAAAGGCGTTCACTCAGCTGTCGAACCTGCGTGCTCACACCAAAATTCACGAGAAAAAGAGAACAGCGTACGGATGCAACATTTGCCTGCTGGAGCTGGACTCGCTGGAATCCCTCAATATGCACCTCAAAACGCATCAGTATCAGTTGTTCGAACTTTGCAGGGAAATGAAATAG
- the LOC131695537 gene encoding zinc finger protein ZFP2-like isoform X2 — translation MENLSAHHGTEDQKNMAEDLSINKNKICSSRYANNYICRLCLKNEAHMEPLFYANLFPNILLTKKIYDCTSIQIIFERNLPMFVCKLCANKLDEYIRFRERCVANDEFLRNALAFFDAGQNIIKTEQELAPSSAQLQQHAGPIDFRQIKSAVDSESFEQADEDEQLETEQFSCNECDFITGDESTIRTHQKQHEDRPYACTMCSKSFKIRQHLLIHSHTHVDLQQRIEQSVDMKPTYSCSKCTKVFINRGNLINHSAECHGNVKNFSCEICFKSFKYNVQLRIHMRTHSGERPHTCEICHRGFSQLSNLRSHRKVHSKVKPYKCQLCLKSFTMLDNLSVHSLKCVKDKYRCTLCSKSFAKEGNLISHLQCHSEGVVEKNFKCEMCPKSFKNKEDWKRHVRVHTGEKPYICDICNKGFAQKANLLSHRKTHLKPEIVFKCERCDKVCRTQKLLEMHIQKCGTLELKTATPPVSELPTPTQSPMVSVPPPTSVTPTLEALSDLLRYEIAMRAPTELQEMLLATMEKKKAAKQNTTTGNRNYRCEVCFKVYSQYPSLVKHRKLHLKGARLRTKSTEADDRPYYCDICGKNFKFNRNLKVHMKLHTKSNGCFKCDKCSSTFELADQLKNHLLEHPIDMEKIFNCEFCSNTFKSNEDLKRHRRSHTGERPFKCDTCPKAFTQLSNLRAHTKIHEKKRTAYGCNICLLELDSLESLNMHLKTHQYQLFELCREMK, via the exons ATGGAAAATTTGTCTGCCCATCACGGCACAGAGGACCAGAAAAACATGGCAGAAGATTTATCGATCAATAAAAATAAGAT CTGTTCTTCGCGCTATGCCAACAACTACATCTGCCGTTTGTGCTTGAAAAATGAGGCCCATATGGAACCGCTGTTTTACGCGAATCTATTTCCGAACATTTTGCTCACCAAAAAGATATACGATTGCACGTCGATACAG ATCATTTTCGAACGTAACCTGCCGATGTTTGTTTGCAAACTTTGCGCCAACAAGTTGGACGAGTATATCCGTTTTCGTGAACGCTGTGTGGCAAACGATGAATTTTTAAGGAATGCTCTAGCATTTTTCGATGCCGGGCAAAACATCATTAAAACGGAACAGGAGCTGGCTCCTTCCTCAGCCCAATTACAACAACATGCGGGCCCAATCGATTTTCGCCAAATTAAAAGTGCTGTTGATTCAGAATCATTTGAACAGGCAGACGAGGACGAACAATTGGAAACGGAGCAATTCTCCTGCAATGAATGTGATTTCATAACAGGTGATGAATCCACTATACGTACTCATCAGAAACAGCACGAAGATAGACCTTACGCATGCACGATGTGCTCGAAGTCGTTCAAGATTCGACAACATTTGCTGATTCACAGCCATACGCACGTAGATCTACAGCAGCGAATAGAACAATCGGTCGACATGAAGCCCACCTACAGTTGTTCGAAATGCACCAAGGTTTTTATCAACAGAGGAAACCTGATAAATCACTCGGCCGAGTGTCACGGTAACGTAAAGAATTTCAGTTGCGAAATCTGCTTCAAATCATTCAAGTACAACGTCCAACTGCGGATTCACATGAGAACGCACTCCGGAGAACGGCCACATACATGTGAAATTTGTCACCGTGGATTTTCTCAGCTTTCGAATCTGAGGTCTCACCGAAAG GTACACTCGAAAGTTAAACCGTACAAATGTCAGCTGTGCCTCAAGAGTTTCACCATGCTCGATAACTTATCGGTGCACAGCTTGAAGTGCGTTAAGGATAAGTACCGCTGTACGCTGTGCTCGAAATCATTCGCAAAAGAAGGCAATTTGATCTCACACTTGCAGTGCCACAGTGAAGGAGTGGTGGAGAAAAACTTCAAGTGCGAAATGTGTCCCAAGAGTTTCAAGAACAAGGAGGATTGGAAGCGGCATGTTCGGGTGCATACAG GCGAAAAACCTTACATCTGCGACATCTGTAACAAAGGCTTCGCGCAAAAGGCCAATCTCCTGTCGCACCGGAAAACCCATCTCAAACCGGAGATTGTGTTTAAGTGTGAGCGCTGTGACAAAGTTTGTCGAACTCAGAAGTTGCTGGAAATGCACATACAGAAATGCGGTACACTTGAATTAAAAACTGCAACACCGCCGGTTTCGGAGCTGCCAACTCCAACCCAATCACCGATGGTATCCGTACCGCCGCCAACATCTGTGACACCAACATTAGAAGCTTTGTCCGACCTTTTGCGGTATGAAATCGCTATGCGTGCTCCGACTGAACTGCAAGAGATGCTGCTGGCTACGATGGAGAAAAAGAAAGCAGCTAAACAGAATACGACGACCGGTAACCGAAACTACCGGTGTGAAGTGTGTTTTAAGGTATACTCGCAGTATCCGAGTTTGGTAAAACACCGGAAGTTACACCTGAAAGGTGCTCGCTTACGGACGAAATCAACAGAAGCGGACGATCGACCGTATTATTGTGATATCTGTGGGAAGAATTTTAAGTTTAACAGAAATCTAAAGGTTCACATGAAGCTACACACCAAATCAAATGGCTGTTTCAAGTGCGACAAATGCAGCAGCACATTCGAACTGGCCGACCAACTGAAGAATCACCTGTTGGAGCATCCCATCGACATGGAGAAGATCTTCAATTGTGAATTCTGTTCGAACACATTCAAATCGAACGAAGATTTGAAGCGACATCGGAGATCCCATACGG GTGAACGTCCTTTTAAATGCGATACCTGCCCAAAGGCGTTCACTCAGCTGTCGAACCTGCGTGCTCACACCAAAATTCACGAGAAAAAGAGAACAGCGTACGGATGCAACATTTGCCTGCTGGAGCTGGACTCGCTGGAATCCCTCAATATGCACCTCAAAACGCATCAGTATCAGTTGTTCGAACTTTGCAGGGAAATGAAATAG